A genomic region of Mus pahari chromosome 22, PAHARI_EIJ_v1.1, whole genome shotgun sequence contains the following coding sequences:
- the Tmem215 gene encoding transmembrane protein 215 has translation MRPDDINPRTGLVVALVSVFLVFGFMFTVSGMKGETLGNIPLLAIGPAICLPGIAAIALARKTEGCTKWPENELLWVRKLPCFRKPKDKEVVELLRTPSDLESGKGSSDELAKKAGLRGKQLPQGPGEVPMASSVTTPTPTEEGECQSLVQSGRQEETSRYLDGYCPSASSLAYSALDAKCSAWDRSDRPEPEDSIFFVPQDSIIVCSYKQNSPYDRYCCYINQSQGRWDHETIV, from the coding sequence ATGCGGCCTGATGACATAAATCCGAGGACTGGGCTGGTGGTGGCCCTGGTCAGTGTTTTCCTGGTCTTTGGTTTCATGTTCACTGTCTCTGGCATGAAGGGGGAAACTCTGGGGAACATCCCTCTGTTGGCCATCGGGCCAGCCATCTGCCTACCAGGCATTGCCGCCATTGCTCTGGCCAGGAAAACCGAAGGCTGCACCAAGTGGCCAGAGAACGAGCTACTCTGGGTCCGCAAGTTACCCTGCTTCAGGAAGCCCAAGGACAAGGAAGTGGTGGAACTCCTGAGGACCCCATCAGACCTGGAGTCAGGCAAGGGGAGCTCGGATGAACTGGCTAAGAAGGCAGGCCTCAGAGGCAAGCAGCTCCCCCAGGGACCAGGTGAGGTGCCTATGGCTAGCTCCGTTACTACCCCCACtcccacagaggaaggagaatgccAGAGTCTAGTCCAGAGCGGACGGCAGGAGGAGACATCCAGATACCTGGATGGCTACTGCCCCTCGGCCAGTTCCCTCGCCTACAGTGCCTTGGATGCCAAGTGCTCAGCCTGGGACAGATCTGACCGCCCTGAGCCCGAGGACAGCATCTTCTTTGTGCCCCAGGACAGTATCATCGTTTGCTCCTACAAGCAAAACAGCCCCTATGACAGATACTGTTGCTACATCAACCAGAGCCAAGGCAGGTGGGACCACGAGACAATAGTCTGA